A single Polynucleobacter acidiphobus DNA region contains:
- a CDS encoding NAD(P)/FAD-dependent oxidoreductase has product MIRITELRLPIDHAPEALEAEILKKLAIAPKDLVRFEVFKRSYDARKNSALTFIYTIDASVRDEAGVLKQHAHDPHVRPSPDTLYHFVVQESHNQPTKSPLRPVVIGFGPCGIFAALLLAQMGFKPIVLERGKAVRERTQDTWGLWRKKILNPESNVQFGEGGAGTFSDGKLWSQVKDPKFYGRKVLHEFVKAGAPEEILYVSKPHIGTFRLVGMVEKIRQEIIDLGGEVRFGQKVVGFDIDHHELKGLKLESGEYLAADHVVLALGHSARDTFQELFDAGVYMEAKPFSVGFRIEHPQSVIDLARLGPHAGHPLIGAADYKLVHHARNGRSVYSFCMCPGGTVVAATSEPNRVVTNGMSQYSRNERNANAGIVVGINPSDYPGGPLAGIDFQRELESRAYTLGGSTYEAPGQLVGDFLKGKPSTEFGSVIPSYKPGVHLTDLATSLPSYAIEAIREAIPAFEKKIKGFAMPDAVLTGVETRTSSPLQIKRGPNYQSINTRGLYPAGEGAGYAGGIMSAGIDGIKVAEAIALDLTSA; this is encoded by the coding sequence ATGATTCGAATCACTGAGCTCCGCCTGCCGATTGACCATGCACCAGAGGCACTTGAAGCAGAAATTCTAAAGAAGCTTGCCATTGCGCCTAAGGATCTCGTGCGGTTTGAGGTGTTTAAGCGTAGTTACGATGCTCGTAAAAATAGTGCGCTGACCTTTATCTACACCATCGATGCATCCGTGCGTGATGAAGCCGGCGTTCTTAAACAGCATGCGCATGATCCCCACGTGCGACCTAGTCCTGATACGTTGTATCACTTTGTTGTTCAGGAGAGTCATAATCAGCCAACCAAATCCCCATTGCGACCCGTTGTGATCGGTTTTGGCCCTTGCGGAATCTTTGCAGCACTCCTCTTGGCCCAAATGGGATTTAAACCCATTGTGCTTGAGCGTGGTAAGGCGGTGCGCGAGCGCACCCAAGACACCTGGGGGTTGTGGCGTAAAAAGATTTTGAACCCCGAATCGAATGTGCAGTTTGGTGAGGGTGGGGCAGGCACCTTCTCCGATGGCAAGCTATGGAGCCAAGTAAAGGATCCTAAGTTCTATGGTCGTAAGGTCTTACACGAGTTTGTGAAAGCTGGTGCTCCTGAAGAAATTTTGTATGTCTCCAAACCACACATTGGCACCTTTCGACTGGTGGGCATGGTAGAAAAGATCCGCCAAGAAATTATTGACCTAGGTGGTGAGGTGCGCTTTGGTCAAAAGGTAGTTGGATTTGACATCGATCATCATGAACTCAAAGGCTTGAAATTAGAAAGTGGCGAGTATCTGGCGGCTGATCATGTCGTGCTAGCCCTGGGCCATAGTGCGCGCGATACCTTCCAAGAGCTCTTTGATGCGGGTGTATATATGGAAGCTAAGCCATTCTCGGTGGGCTTTCGCATTGAGCATCCACAATCCGTGATTGATCTTGCGCGCTTAGGGCCGCATGCAGGTCATCCCCTCATTGGTGCGGCTGATTACAAGCTCGTGCACCACGCTAGGAACGGGCGCTCGGTCTATAGCTTTTGTATGTGCCCGGGCGGCACGGTGGTGGCCGCGACCTCCGAGCCTAATCGGGTGGTCACCAACGGCATGAGTCAGTACTCACGCAATGAGCGTAATGCCAATGCGGGGATTGTGGTGGGGATTAATCCGAGTGATTATCCCGGTGGGCCGCTTGCTGGCATTGATTTTCAACGCGAGCTGGAATCGAGAGCGTATACCTTGGGTGGCTCGACCTACGAAGCTCCCGGACAACTGGTGGGTGATTTTCTAAAAGGCAAGCCATCGACTGAATTTGGCTCAGTCATTCCATCATATAAACCAGGCGTGCATCTCACCGATCTCGCCACGAGCCTACCGAGCTATGCGATTGAAGCGATTCGGGAGGCGATTCCAGCGTTTGAGAAAAAGATTAAAGGTTTTGCCATGCCTGACGCAGTTCTGACCGGTGTGGAGACCCGTACTTCATCCCCATTGCAAATTAAGCGGGGCCCCAATTATCAAAGCATCAATACGAGAGGTCTTTACCCAGCCGGTGAAGGCGCGGGCTATGCGGGGGGAATTATGTCGGCCGGGATTGATGGGATCAAAGTGGCTGAAGCCATTGCTCTGGATCTCACCAGCGCATAG
- a CDS encoding histidine phosphatase family protein encodes MPTHHQTRICFVRHGETDWNVEKRMQGHTDIPLNAHGVMQAERLAKVLLRTGYRFDRIYSSDLERAFHTAKVIASPLSLDITVHPDLRERHVGKLQGLLLADAPKMLPEQWRRHLARDLEFDLEGGESILGFHARMKRMLDHLLMRHAGEQILAVSHGGSLDMIYRIVTQQALDTERVAVVPNTSLNWIAHDGNTWSIERWGDTSHLTDSVLDNIEI; translated from the coding sequence ATGCCAACCCATCATCAAACTCGTATTTGCTTTGTGCGTCATGGCGAGACCGACTGGAATGTTGAGAAACGCATGCAAGGTCATACCGACATCCCCCTCAATGCCCACGGTGTAATGCAGGCAGAACGATTGGCTAAGGTATTGCTTCGTACTGGGTATCGCTTTGATCGTATCTACTCGAGTGATTTAGAGCGCGCCTTTCATACCGCCAAAGTGATTGCGAGTCCTTTGTCGTTGGATATTACAGTGCACCCTGATTTGCGCGAGCGCCATGTCGGCAAACTCCAGGGGCTTTTATTGGCAGATGCGCCAAAAATGCTTCCAGAACAGTGGCGGCGACACCTAGCACGTGATCTTGAGTTTGATCTCGAAGGCGGTGAAAGTATTTTAGGATTTCATGCGCGTATGAAACGCATGCTCGATCATTTATTGATGCGCCACGCGGGCGAACAAATTCTTGCGGTCAGTCACGGTGGATCGCTCGATATGATCTACCGCATCGTCACCCAACAAGCCTTAGATACTGAGCGTGTTGCGGTGGTTCCCAATACCTCGCTCAATTGGATCGCTCATGATGGCAATACTTGGTCAATTGAGCGCTGGGGCGATACCAGTCACCTCACTGATTCAGTACTCGACAATATCGAGATCTAA
- a CDS encoding GNAT family N-acetyltransferase, with protein sequence MQEFRIMRWEEARHLAYPIRLTVFVNEQQVPEELELDDDDPTAWHAVVLDHGKAIATGRLLRNGKIGRLAVLKEYRGLGLGSELLKTLVSYGRQEGIKQFFLHAQTSAVSFYERHGFKVIGLAFEEAGIDHIKMVLMSD encoded by the coding sequence ATGCAAGAATTCAGGATCATGCGCTGGGAGGAAGCAAGGCACTTAGCCTACCCGATTCGACTCACTGTATTTGTCAATGAGCAACAGGTTCCCGAAGAGCTGGAACTCGATGACGATGATCCAACTGCCTGGCATGCAGTTGTACTTGATCATGGCAAAGCGATTGCAACAGGACGCTTACTGAGAAATGGCAAGATTGGGCGTTTGGCGGTACTGAAAGAGTATCGCGGTCTGGGTCTTGGAAGTGAACTACTGAAGACTTTGGTGTCTTATGGCCGCCAAGAAGGAATCAAGCAATTCTTTTTGCATGCCCAAACTTCCGCTGTTAGCTTTTATGAACGGCATGGCTTTAAGGTAATCGGCCTCGCATTTGAGGAGGCCGGCATTGATCACATCAAAATGGTACTAATGTCGGATTAG